A single Pseudochaenichthys georgianus chromosome 10, fPseGeo1.2, whole genome shotgun sequence DNA region contains:
- the LOC117453655 gene encoding LOW QUALITY PROTEIN: trafficking protein particle complex subunit 11-like (The sequence of the model RefSeq protein was modified relative to this genomic sequence to represent the inferred CDS: inserted 1 base in 1 codon) → MMRGSQWELPPELCCRPMAFVALXGLDVVYNAVHRAIWDAFCVNRRAEQSVPSLSSPPGDHEYPKCRTKRTSYEWYIPKGILKTGWMHKHLNLVPALVVLFYELDWDDPTWKEKQSECATKVEIVRTSLQGRNTKVAVVLIQKKTPLPPGEDLVASERAATLCNACDLSGKSLFVLPHTDHLVGYIIRLENAFYEHSQTYYYTEIRRVKSHKEFLNKTTHQLLFVRHQFKIAFFSELKQDTQNALKYYRTAYSLVHELRAHETNMLEIKTMAGFINYKICRLCFQHNTPLDAIAQFRKHIDLCKKKIGSAELAFEHSAWMSKQFQSFGELFDEAIKLGLTAIQTQNPGFYYQQAACYSQDRKQLAQQLCQASLPSPDPVDTQSGGLDFYGQRAWRQGHQSIDPPDAEKEKTGILAQQMKERDVPHSELIIALLSNAVAQFKKYKCPRMKSHLMVQMGEEYYHAKDYTKSLKLLDYVMCDYRTERWWALLSAILTTALRCAYLMASVKDYIIYCMELLGRASTLKEEQKLRIEKNLLKVLKNEVPEAEPECDPSSVTAARSLWSDRTAPAGSNELTMEVQDYIPFIQCKARFHAPSFHVDQPVQLKVFLRADCPHPVSFNKLSVSLSNQEYNQWCVVESAGEESMSLVPGKTQCYDFSFVAKTEDVGKKIEMTGVEVMLGSDRGRCVFLSWRGAGGDVASTHEALQASRSSRRWGRGVQARQEPDWDSLTLQPSTMVISRVPKVSVQLSHQPPALNNEMYCINLTVQSQEEGVAKDVKLTAGLKPGQDATLGQTTHVTLDGSKVCDDSAPALLPDLPLGDLHPGQKLEISVHVKCVSTGPRVFLFHVAYSIDTSVEGRQIVCKCHKDETVTIETVVPFEVSAKFVSTKFEQLDRLAVDIPFLLMTDILSTSPWPLLLASSSLQLLTMTSNSPQLQSQLQEVVLQTDESASECFCLRVPPMNNNNNNTVATGQYLISWRRKSSGVDSPLIQTTVTLSHVILETVPLYIHADLPSFGRVRESLSVRYHIENRTSLVQEVEMAVEPSDAFMFSGLKQVRLRILPGSEQQMLYNYYPLMAGYQTLPQLNISLPRCLTANTHSLRRFLPQRIFVKPQGRQLDEASIAAA, encoded by the exons ATGATGCGAGGTTCCCAGTGGGAGCTTCCTCCAGAGCTATGTTGTCGTCCCATGGCCTTCGTGGCTC ACGGTCTGGATGTGGTTTATAACGCCGTGCACCGGGCCATCTGGGACGCCTTCTGCGTCAACCGGCGAGCTGAACAGAGTGTCCCATCTCTTTCAAGTCCTCCAGGAGACCACGAATACCCCAAATGTCGCACTAAG CGGACTTCCTATGAGTGGTACATCCCCAAAGGCATCCTGAAAACAGGATGGATGCATAAACACCTGAACCTGGTACCAGCTCTGGTGGTTCTGTTCTACGAGCTGGACTGGGACGACCCAACATGGAAGGAGAAACAATCTGAATGTGCCACTAAGGTGGAGATTGTAAG GACCAGCCTTCAGGGCAGGAACACCAAGGTGGCTGTGGTTCTGATCCAGAAGAAGACTCCTCTCCCTCCAG GAGAGGACCTGGTGGCTTCAGAGAGAGCAGCGACTCTTTGTAACGCCTGTGATCTGTCCGGAAAGAGTCTGTTCGTGCTGCCACACACCGACCACTTAGTGGGCTACATCATAAG GTTGGAGAATGCTTTCTATGAACATTCTCAGACATACTACTACACTGAGATCCGCCGAGTCAAATCCCATAAAGAGTTCCTCAACAAGACGACACATCAG CTGCTGTTTGTCAGACACCAGTTTAAGATCGCCTTCTTCAGTGAGCTGAAACAGGACACCCAGAATGCTCTCAA GTACTACAGAACTGCATACAGTCTGGTTCATGAGCTGCGGGCCCACGAGACCAACATGTTGGAGATCAAAACGATGGCTGGATTCATCAACTATAAG ATCTGCCGTCTGTGTTTCCAGCACAACACTCCTCTAGACGCCATCGCTCAGTTCAGGAAGCACATCGACCTGTGCAAGAAGAAGATCGGCAGCGCTGAGCTGGCCTTCGAGCACTCTGCATGGATGTCTAAACA GTTCCAGTCGTTTGGCGAGCTCTTTGATGAAGCCATAAAGCTGGGTCTGACGGCAATCCAGACCCAGAACCCTGGCTTCTACTACCAGCAGGCGGCCTGTTACAGCCAGGACCGCAAACAGCTGGCCCAGCAGCTCTGTCAG GCGAGTCTTCCCAGCCCTGACCCAGTGGACACCCAGAGTGGGGGACTGGACTTCTACGGCCAGAGGGCATGGAGACAAGGACACCAGa GTATCGATCCTCCAGATGCCGAGAAGGAGAAGACGGGGATTCTGGCCCAGCAGATGAAAGAGAGAGATGTGCCGCACTCT GAGCTGATTATAGCACTGCTCAGTAATGCTGTCGCCCAGTTCAAGAAGTACAAGTGCCCCCGGATGAAGAGCCACCTCA TGGTGCAGATGGGAGAGGAATACTACCATGCTAAAGACTACACCAAGTCCCTGAA GCTGCTGGACTACGTGATGTGTGACTACCGCACAGAGCGGTGGTGGGCCCTCCTGAGCGCCATCCTGACCACAGCGCTGCGCTGTGCCTATCTGATGGCCAGTGTTAAAGACTACATCATATACTGCATGGAGCTGCTGGGCCGCG CTTCAACCTTGAAGGAGGAACAGAAGTTGAGGATTGAGAAGAACCTGCTCAAAGTCCTGAAG AACGAGGTCCCTGAGGCTGAGCCGGAGTGCGACCCCTCCTCCGTCACTGCAGCCCGCTCGCTGTGGAGCGACCGCACGGCCCCGGCCGGATCCAATGAGTTAACCATGGAGGTGCAGGATTACATCCCCTTCA TCCAGTGCAAGGCCAGGTTCCACGCTCCCAGCTTCCACGTGGACCAGCCCGTCCAGCTGAAGGTGTTCCTCCGAGCCGACTGTCCTCACCCCGTGTCCTTCAACAAGCTGTCCGTCAGCCTCAGTAACCAG gaGTACAACCAGTGGTGTGTGGTGGAGTCTGCCGGGGAGGAGAGCATGAGCCTGGTGCCCGGGAAGACGCAGTGCTACGACTTCAGCTTCGTGGCAAAGACTGAAGACGTCGGCAAGAAGAttgag atgaCAGGTGTTGAAGTGATGCTGGGCAGTGACCGTGGCCGCTGTGTGTTCCTGAGCTGGAGGGGGGCGGGCGGAGATGTGGCCTCTACCCATGAGGCCTTGCAGGCTAGCAGGTCGTCACGGCGATGGGGGCGGGGGGTGCAGGCGCGGCAGGAGCCGGACTGGGACAGCCTGACCCTGCAGCCCAGCACCAT GGTCATCTCGCGAGTCCCCAAGGTCTCTGTGCAGCTGAGCCACCAGCCGCCGGCTCTCAACAACGAAATGTACTGCATCAACCTCACTGTCCAATCACAGGAGGAGGGCGTGGCAAAGGATGTCAAACTGACAGCTGGCCTCAAACCAG GTCAGGATGCCACGCTGGGTCAGACCACACATGTGACCCTGGACGGCTCAAAGGTGTGTGACGACAGTGCCCCTGCCCTGCTGCCGGACCTGCCTCTCGGAGACCTGCACCCGGGCCAGAAG TTGGAGATCTCCGTACATGTGAAGTGTGTGTCGACTGGACCGAGGGTCTTCCTCTTCCACGTGGCCTACAGCATCGACACCTCAGTGGAAGGACGTCAGATCGTCTGCAAATGCCACAAA GATGAGACGGTTACCATAGAGACGGTTGTCCCATTTGAGGTGTCTGCGAAGTTTGTGTCCACCAAG TTTGAGCAACTGGACCGGCTGGCCGTGGACATCCCCTTCCTGTTGATGACGGACATCCTGTCCACGTCCCCCTGGCCTCTGCTGCTGGCCTCCTCCTCCCTGCAGCTGCTCACTATGACCTCAAACTCACCACAGCTCCAGTCACAGCTACAGGAGG TTGTTTTGCAGACTGACGAGTCTGCCAGTGAGTGTTTCTGCCTGCGGGTTCCCCcaatgaacaacaacaacaacaacactgtaGCTACAGGACAGTACCTGATATCATGGAGAAG GAAGTCCTCCGGTGTGGACAGTCCACTCATCCAAACCACGGTCACTCTGTCTCACGTCATCCTGGAGACGGTCCCTCTCTACATCCACGCTG ATTTACCATCCTTCGGGCGAGTCCGAGAGTCCCTTTCAGTGCGCTACCACATCGAGAACAGAACGTCTCTGGTGCAGGAGGTGGAGATGGCTGTGGAGCCGTCAGACGCCTTCATGTTCTCCGGACTCAAGCAG gtGCGTCTGCGCATCCTCCCTGGCTCGGAGCAGCAGATGCTCTATAACTATTACCCTCTGATGGCTGGTTACCAAACACTACCACAGCTCAACATCAGCCTGCCGCGCTGCCTGACCGCCAACACACACTCTCTGAGACGCTTCCTGCCCCAACGCATCTTCGTCAAG CCTCAGGGTCGGCAGCTGGATGAGGCTTCCATCGCTGCAGCTTGA
- the LOC117453656 gene encoding LOW QUALITY PROTEIN: trafficking protein particle complex subunit 11-like (The sequence of the model RefSeq protein was modified relative to this genomic sequence to represent the inferred CDS: substituted 1 base at 1 genomic stop codon), translating to MMAGSQWELPPELCCRPMAFVALTGLDVVYNAVHRAIWDAFCVNRRADRVPISFKVLPGDHEYPKCRTKRTSYEWYIPKGILKTGWMHKHLNLVPALVVLFYELDWDDPTWKEKQSECATKVEIVRTSLQGRNTKVAVVLIQKKTPLPPGEDLVASERAATLCNACDLSGKSLFVLPHTDHLVGYIIRLENAFYEHSQTYYYTEIRRVKSHKEFLNKTTIRVLVSLXCSQLLFVRHQFKIAFFSELKQDTQNALKYYRTAYSLVHELRAHETNMLEIKTMAGFINYKICRLCFQHNTPLDAIAQFRKHIDLCKKKIGSAELAFEHSAWMSKQ from the exons ATGATGGCAGGTTCCCAGTGGGAGCTTCCTCCAGAGCTATGTTGTCGTCCCATGGCCTTCGTGGCTCTAACCGGTCTGGATGTGGTTTATAACGCCGTGCACCGGGCCATCTGGGACGCCTTCTGCGTCAACCGGCGAGCTGACAGAGTTCCCATCTCTTTCAAAGTCCTCCCAGGAGACCACGAATACCCCAAATGTCGCACTAAG CGGACTTCCTATGAGTGGTACATCCCCAAAGGCATCCTGAAAACAGGATGGATGCATAAACACCTGAACCTGGTACCAGCTCTGGTGGTTCTGTTCTACGAGCTGGACTGGGACGACCCAACATGGAAGGAGAAACAATCTGAATGTGCCACTAAGGTGGAGATTGTAAG GACCAGCCTTCAGGGCAGGAACACCAAGGTGGCTGTGGTTCTGATCCAGAAGAAGACTCCTCTCCCTCCAG GAGAGGACCTGGTGGCTTCAGAGAGAGCAGCGACTCTTTGTAACGCCTGTGATCTGTCCGGAAAGAGTCTGTTCGTGCTGCCACACACCGACCACTTAGTGGGCTACATCATAAG GTTGGAGAATGCTTTCTATGAACATTCTCAGACATACTACTACACTGAGATCCGCCGAGTCAAATCCCATAAAGAGTTCCTCAACAAGACGACAATCAG AGTCCTTGTTTCTCTTTGATGTTCCCAGCTGCTGTTTGTCAGACACCAGTTTAAGATCGCCTTCTTCAGTGAGCTGAAACAGGACACCCAGAATGCTCTCAA GTACTACAGAACTGCATACAGTCTGGTTCATGAGCTGCGGGCCCACGAGACCAACATGTTGGAGATCAAAACGATGGCTGGATTCATCAACTATAAG ATCTGCCGTCTGTGTTTCCAGCACAACACTCCTCTAGACGCCATCGCTCAGTTCAGGAAGCACATCGACCTGTGCAAGAAGAAGATCGGCAGCGCTGAGCTGGCCTTCGAGCACTCTGCATGGATGTCTAAACAGTGA